A stretch of Carya illinoinensis cultivar Pawnee chromosome 14, C.illinoinensisPawnee_v1, whole genome shotgun sequence DNA encodes these proteins:
- the LOC122294187 gene encoding protein PIN-LIKES 3-like isoform X1, translated as MDFLSLFIVALMPILETLIVTGVGLFLGMERINLLGAISRQSLNKLVFFVFTPSLIVADLADTITLDSLGTLWFMLVNVLITFLIGSALAWILIKITRAPQHLQSLVIGCCAAGNLGNLLLIILPAVCEEDDSPFGDSSVCSTDAEAYAALSMALGAIYIWSYVYPIMRIYANKATKDIATDGCTTRDNISGETLCLHSEIGTALLLPSEGCPSSEECMYQVEVHSTGSEGKVKVMFLENTMLHLKKLIGHVDLQKLFAPSTIAAIFGFIIGIVSPIRKVLIGDDAPLRAIYSSGSLLGEATIPSMTLIIGANLLRGLKGAGVGPALIVGIIAIRYIIMPSLGIGIVKAANHFGIVGSDALYQFTLMLQYALPPAMNVGTISQLLETGESECSVIMLWTYAVATFSLTLWSTIFMWLVS; from the exons ATGGATTTTCTGTCTCTATTCATTGTGGCATTGATGCCAATTCTGGAGACACTCATAGTTACGGGTGTTGGTCTTTTTCTTGGAATGGAGCGTATAAATCTCTTGGGGGCAATTTCCAGGCAGTCTTTGAATAAA CTAGTATTTTTTGTGTTCACTCCTTCACTGATCGTCGCCGACCTGGCGGATACAATTACATTAGACAGCTTGGGAACCTT ATGGTTCATGCTAGTGAATGTCCTTATCACATTCCTTATTGGTTCTGCACTTGCATGGATACTCATAAAAATCACAAGAGCTCCTCAACATCTGCAAAGCCTCGTCATTGGTTGTTGTGCTGCAG GAAATTTAGGGAACTTGCTCCTGATTATCCTCCCAGCTGTCTGCGAGGAAGATGACAGTCCGTTTGGAGATTCTTCTGTTTGCTCTACTGATGCAGAGGCTTATGCTGCTCTTTCTATGGCG TTAGgtgcaatatatatatggtcttATGTGTATCCTATCATGCGGATATATGCAAACAAGGCAACTAAAGACATTGCCACGGATGGCTGTACGACAAGGGATAACATTTCTGGAGAAACCTTGTGTTTACATTCAGAGATTGGCACAGCACTGCTCCTTCCTTCAGAGGGTTGCCCAAGCTCAGAGGAGTGTATGTATCAAGTTGAAGTCCATTCAACTGGATCTGAAGGAAAAGTAAAG GTGATGTTTCTGGAAAACACTATGCTGCACCTTAAGAAGCTTATTGGGCATGTGGATCTCCAAAAATTGTTTGCGCCGTCTACAATTGCAGCA atttttggttttatcaTTGGAATAGTCTCTCCAATTCGAAAGGTACTGATTGGTGATGATGCTCCTCTTCGCGCCATCTACAGCTCTGGGAGTTTGTTAGG GGAAGCAACAATACCATCTATGACGCTGATAATTGGAGCAAACCTTCTTAGAG GTCTAAAAGGTGCCGGAGTAGGTCCTGCACTCATTGTAGGGATTATCGCAATTCGGTACATCATCATGCCTTCACTGGGTATTGGTATTGTTAAGGCTGCAAACCATTTTGGCATTGTGGGATCAGATGCATTATATCAGTTTACACTCATGCTTCAGTATGCTCTTCCACCTGCGATGAATGTAG GTACCATTTCTCAATTGCTGGAGACAGGAGAGAGTGAATGCTCTGTCATTATGCTATGGACTTATGCTGTGGCAACATTTTCTCTGACACTATGGTCGACCATCTTCATGTGGCTTGTTTCTTAA
- the LOC122294187 gene encoding protein PIN-LIKES 3-like isoform X2 — MDFLSLFIVALMPILETLIVTGVGLFLGMERINLLGAISRQSLNKLVFFVFTPSLIVADLADTITLDSLGTLWFMLVNVLITFLIGSALAWILIKITRAPQHLQSLVIGCCAAGNLGNLLLIILPAVCEEDDSPFGDSSVCSTDAEAYAALSMALGAIYIWSYVYPIMRIYANKATKDIATDGCTTRDNISGETLCLHSEIGTALLLPSEGCPSSEECMYQVEVHSTGSEGKVMFLENTMLHLKKLIGHVDLQKLFAPSTIAAIFGFIIGIVSPIRKVLIGDDAPLRAIYSSGSLLGEATIPSMTLIIGANLLRGLKGAGVGPALIVGIIAIRYIIMPSLGIGIVKAANHFGIVGSDALYQFTLMLQYALPPAMNVGTISQLLETGESECSVIMLWTYAVATFSLTLWSTIFMWLVS; from the exons ATGGATTTTCTGTCTCTATTCATTGTGGCATTGATGCCAATTCTGGAGACACTCATAGTTACGGGTGTTGGTCTTTTTCTTGGAATGGAGCGTATAAATCTCTTGGGGGCAATTTCCAGGCAGTCTTTGAATAAA CTAGTATTTTTTGTGTTCACTCCTTCACTGATCGTCGCCGACCTGGCGGATACAATTACATTAGACAGCTTGGGAACCTT ATGGTTCATGCTAGTGAATGTCCTTATCACATTCCTTATTGGTTCTGCACTTGCATGGATACTCATAAAAATCACAAGAGCTCCTCAACATCTGCAAAGCCTCGTCATTGGTTGTTGTGCTGCAG GAAATTTAGGGAACTTGCTCCTGATTATCCTCCCAGCTGTCTGCGAGGAAGATGACAGTCCGTTTGGAGATTCTTCTGTTTGCTCTACTGATGCAGAGGCTTATGCTGCTCTTTCTATGGCG TTAGgtgcaatatatatatggtcttATGTGTATCCTATCATGCGGATATATGCAAACAAGGCAACTAAAGACATTGCCACGGATGGCTGTACGACAAGGGATAACATTTCTGGAGAAACCTTGTGTTTACATTCAGAGATTGGCACAGCACTGCTCCTTCCTTCAGAGGGTTGCCCAAGCTCAGAGGAGTGTATGTATCAAGTTGAAGTCCATTCAACTGGATCTGAAGGAAAA GTGATGTTTCTGGAAAACACTATGCTGCACCTTAAGAAGCTTATTGGGCATGTGGATCTCCAAAAATTGTTTGCGCCGTCTACAATTGCAGCA atttttggttttatcaTTGGAATAGTCTCTCCAATTCGAAAGGTACTGATTGGTGATGATGCTCCTCTTCGCGCCATCTACAGCTCTGGGAGTTTGTTAGG GGAAGCAACAATACCATCTATGACGCTGATAATTGGAGCAAACCTTCTTAGAG GTCTAAAAGGTGCCGGAGTAGGTCCTGCACTCATTGTAGGGATTATCGCAATTCGGTACATCATCATGCCTTCACTGGGTATTGGTATTGTTAAGGCTGCAAACCATTTTGGCATTGTGGGATCAGATGCATTATATCAGTTTACACTCATGCTTCAGTATGCTCTTCCACCTGCGATGAATGTAG GTACCATTTCTCAATTGCTGGAGACAGGAGAGAGTGAATGCTCTGTCATTATGCTATGGACTTATGCTGTGGCAACATTTTCTCTGACACTATGGTCGACCATCTTCATGTGGCTTGTTTCTTAA
- the LOC122294187 gene encoding protein PIN-LIKES 1-like isoform X3, producing the protein MLVNVLITFLIGSALAWILIKITRAPQHLQSLVIGCCAAGNLGNLLLIILPAVCEEDDSPFGDSSVCSTDAEAYAALSMALGAIYIWSYVYPIMRIYANKATKDIATDGCTTRDNISGETLCLHSEIGTALLLPSEGCPSSEECMYQVEVHSTGSEGKVKVMFLENTMLHLKKLIGHVDLQKLFAPSTIAAIFGFIIGIVSPIRKVLIGDDAPLRAIYSSGSLLGEATIPSMTLIIGANLLRGLKGAGVGPALIVGIIAIRYIIMPSLGIGIVKAANHFGIVGSDALYQFTLMLQYALPPAMNVGTISQLLETGESECSVIMLWTYAVATFSLTLWSTIFMWLVS; encoded by the exons ATGCTAGTGAATGTCCTTATCACATTCCTTATTGGTTCTGCACTTGCATGGATACTCATAAAAATCACAAGAGCTCCTCAACATCTGCAAAGCCTCGTCATTGGTTGTTGTGCTGCAG GAAATTTAGGGAACTTGCTCCTGATTATCCTCCCAGCTGTCTGCGAGGAAGATGACAGTCCGTTTGGAGATTCTTCTGTTTGCTCTACTGATGCAGAGGCTTATGCTGCTCTTTCTATGGCG TTAGgtgcaatatatatatggtcttATGTGTATCCTATCATGCGGATATATGCAAACAAGGCAACTAAAGACATTGCCACGGATGGCTGTACGACAAGGGATAACATTTCTGGAGAAACCTTGTGTTTACATTCAGAGATTGGCACAGCACTGCTCCTTCCTTCAGAGGGTTGCCCAAGCTCAGAGGAGTGTATGTATCAAGTTGAAGTCCATTCAACTGGATCTGAAGGAAAAGTAAAG GTGATGTTTCTGGAAAACACTATGCTGCACCTTAAGAAGCTTATTGGGCATGTGGATCTCCAAAAATTGTTTGCGCCGTCTACAATTGCAGCA atttttggttttatcaTTGGAATAGTCTCTCCAATTCGAAAGGTACTGATTGGTGATGATGCTCCTCTTCGCGCCATCTACAGCTCTGGGAGTTTGTTAGG GGAAGCAACAATACCATCTATGACGCTGATAATTGGAGCAAACCTTCTTAGAG GTCTAAAAGGTGCCGGAGTAGGTCCTGCACTCATTGTAGGGATTATCGCAATTCGGTACATCATCATGCCTTCACTGGGTATTGGTATTGTTAAGGCTGCAAACCATTTTGGCATTGTGGGATCAGATGCATTATATCAGTTTACACTCATGCTTCAGTATGCTCTTCCACCTGCGATGAATGTAG GTACCATTTCTCAATTGCTGGAGACAGGAGAGAGTGAATGCTCTGTCATTATGCTATGGACTTATGCTGTGGCAACATTTTCTCTGACACTATGGTCGACCATCTTCATGTGGCTTGTTTCTTAA
- the LOC122294188 gene encoding protein PIN-LIKES 3-like — MGFLSLFVVALMPVLQTLLVTVVGLFLGTERINLFGAISRQSLNKLVFFVFSPSLIVSDLADTITLDSLGTLWFMLVNVLITFLIGSALAWILIKITRAPQHLQSLIIGCCAAGNLGNLFLIILPSVCEEDDSPFGDSSVCSTDAEAYAVLSMALGAIYIWSYVYPIMRIYANKATKDTGTHGSTTRDNISGETSYLHSEIGTEPLLPSEDCPSSEERMDQVEVYFTGSEGKAKVMFLEKTMLHLKKLTGHVDLKKLFAPSTIAAIFGFIIGIVSPIRKVLIGDDAPLRAIYNSVSLLGEAAIPSMTLIIGANLLRGLKGARVSPSLIVGIITIRYIIMPSLGIGIVKAASHFGIVGSDALYQFTLMLQYALPPAMNVGTISQLLETGESECSVIMLWTYAVATFSLTLWSTIFMWLVS; from the exons ATGGGTTTTCTGTCTCTATTCGTTGTGGCATTGATGCCAGTTCTGCAGACACTCTTAGTTACCGTTGTTGGTCTGTTTCTTGGAACGGAGCGTATAAATCTCTTTGGGGCAATTTCCAGGCAGTCTTTGAATAAG CTAGTATTTTTTGTGTTCAGTCCTTCACTGATCGTCAGCGACCTGGCCGATACAATTACACTAGACAGTTTGGGAACCTT ATGGTTCATGCTAGTGAATGTCCTTATCACATTCCTTATTGGTTCCGCACTTGCATGGATACTCATAAAAATCACAAGAGCTCCTCAACATCTACAAAGCCTTATCATTGGTTGTTGTGCTGCAG GAAATTTAGGAAACTTGTTTCTGATTATCCTCCCATCAGTCTGTGAGGAGGATGATAGTCCGTTTGGAGATTCTTCTGTTTGCTCTACTGATGCAGAGGCTTATGCTGTGCTTTCTATGGCG TTAGgtgcaatatatatatggtcttATGTGTATCCTATCATGCGGATATATGCAAACAAGGCAACTAAAGACACTGGCACACATGGCTCTACGACAAGGGATAACATTTCAGGAGAAACCTCGTACTTACATTCAGAGATTGGCACAGAACCGCTCCTTCCTTCAGAGGACTGCCCAAGCTCAGAGGAGCGTATGGATCAAGTTGAAGTATATTTTACTGGGTCCGAAGGAAAAGCAAAG GTAATGTTTCTGGAAAAGACTATGCTGCACCTTAAGAAGCTTACTGGGCATGTGGACCTCAAAAAATTGTTCGCGCCGTCTACAATTGCAGCG ATTTTTGGGTTTATCATTGGAATAGTCTCTCCAATTCGAAAGGTACTGATTGGGGATGATGCTCCTCTCCGTGCCATCTACAACTCTGTGAGTTTGTTAGG GGAAGCAGCAATACCATCTATGACACTGATAATTGGAGCAAACCTTCTTAGAG GTCTAAAAGGTGCCAGAGTAAGTCCATCACTTATTGTAGGGATTATCACAATTCGGTACATCATCATGCCTTCACTGGGCATTGGTATTGTTAAGGCTGCAAGCCATTTTGGCATTGTGGGATCAGATGCATTATATCAGTTTACACTTATGCTTCAGTATGCTCTTCCACCTGCAATGAATGTAG GTACCATTTCTCAATTGCTGGAGACAGGAGAGAGTGAATGCTCTGTCATTATGCTATGGACTTATGCTGTGGCAACATTCTCTCTGACACTATGGTCTACCATCTTCATGTGGCTTGTTTCTTAA
- the LOC122294846 gene encoding NAD-dependent malic enzyme 62 kDa isoform, mitochondrial-like, with the protein MSNFSNQIRASSALITRLKRLREFQFCSSPVLMRSRSYTTTEGHRPTIVHKRSLDILHDPWFNKGTAFSFTERDRLDLRGLLPPNVMCTEQQIERFIVDLKRLEVNARDGPSEPNALAKWRILNRLHDRNETMYYKVLIANIEEYAPIVYTPTVGQVCQNYSGLFRRPRGMYFSAADRGEMMSMVYNWPADQVDMIVVTDGSRILGLGDLGVQGIGIAIGKLDLYVAAAGINPQRVLPVMIDVGTNNEKLLKDSLYLGLQQHRLDGDEYIAVIDEFMNAVFTRWPNVIVQFEDFQSKWAFKLLQRYRCTYRMFNDDVQGTAGVAIAGLLGAVRAQGKPMIDFPKQKIVVAGAGSAGIGVLNSAWKTMARMLGNNESAFQSALSQFWVVDAKGLITEEREYIDPDALPFARRVKEVNRQGLREGASLVEVVREVKPDVLLGLSAVGGLFSKEVLEALRGSTSTRPAIFAMSNPTKNAECTPEEAFSIVGDNIIFASGSPFKDVDLGNGHIGHCNQGNNMYLFPGIGLGTLLSGSRIISDGMLQAAAECLAAYMTEEEVLNGIIYPSISSIRDITKEVAAAVVKEAIEEDLAEGYREMDARELQKLSQEEIVDFVKNNMWSPHYPTLVYKND; encoded by the exons ATGTCTAACTTTTCCAATCAGATCAGAGCGTCTTCCGCCCTGATCACTCGCTTAAAACGTCTGagagaatttcaattttgtagtAGTCCCGTGCTTATGCGCTCCCGATCCTACACTACAACCGAGGGCCACCGTCCTACCATCGTCCACAAGCGCAGCCTCGACATTCTCCATGATCCATGGTTCAATAAG GGAACGGCTTTTTCCTTTACCGAACGGGATCGTCTTGATCTTCGAGGACTTCTACCTCCAAATGTTATGTGTACTGAGCAGCAAATTGAACGCTTCa TTGTTGACCTGAAAAGGCTTGAAGTAAATGCAAGAGATGGACCATCTGAGCCAAATGCACTGGCCAAATGGCGGATACTTAACCGTCTGCATGATAGAAATGAGACTATGTACTACAAG GTTTTAATTGCCAATATTGAGGAATATGCTCCTATAGTTTATACTCCAACTGTAGGTCAAGTTTGCCAGAATTACAGTGGTTTATTTCGAAGGCCAAGGGGAATGTATTTCAGCGCAGCGGATCGTGGAGAAATGATGTCTATGGTTTATAACTGGCCAGCCGACCAG GTTGATATGATTGTTGTCACAGATGGAAGCAGAATACTGGGTCTTGGAGACCTTGGGGTTCAGGGAATTGGAATTGCAATTGGGAAGCTGGATCTATATGTTGCTGCTGCAGGGATAAACCCTCAAAGG GTACTTCCTGTGATGATTGATGTTGGAACTAATAATGAGAAGCTGCTAAAAGACTCCTTGT ATTTGGGTCTTCAACAACATCGTCTTGATGGTGATGAGTATATTGCTGTCATCGATGAATTCATGAATGCAGTTTTTACTCGTTGGCCGAATGTGATTGTGCAG TTTGAAGATTTTCAAAGCAAGTGGGCCTTTAAGCTGTTGCAGCGTTATAGATGTACCTACAGAATGTTTAATGATGACGTCCAG GGAACAGCAGGAGTTGCAATTGCTGGACTTTTAGGAGCTGTTAGAGCACAGGGAAAGCCAATGATAGACTTTCCAAAGCAAAAGATTGTTGTTGCTGGTGCTGGAAG TGCAGGGATAGGGGTTCTTAACTCTGCATGGAAAACAATGGCAAGGATGTTAGGAAATAATGAATCTGCTTTTCAGAGTGCTCTGAGTCAATTCTGGGTAGTTGATGCCAAG GGCCTGATCACAGAGGAGCGTGAATATATTGATCCGGATGCACTTCCATTTGCAAGGAGGGTCAAAGAAGTTAACCGCCAGGGCTTAAGAGAAGGCGCAAGTCTTGTCGAAGTG GTTCGGGAAGTGAAGCCTGATGTGCTTCTTGGATTATCTGCAGTTGGGGGCTTGTTCTCAAAAGAG GTATTAGAGGCCCTTAGAGGTTCAACATCGACAAGACCAGCCATCTTTGCAATGTCAAACCCAACAAAAAATG CTGAATGCACCCCTGAAGAAGCATTTTCCATTGTGGGCGACAATATTATATTTGCAAGTGGAAGCCCCTTCAAAGATGTGGATCTTG GAAATGGTCATATAGGCCACTGCAACCAGGGAAACAACATGTACCTCTTTCCAGG CATCGGACTCGGTACTCTTCTATCTGGCTCCAGGATAATTTCCGATGGCATGTTACAAGCTGCAGCAGAATG CCTAGCTGCATATATGACTGAAGAGGAGGTTCTCAATGGGATTATATACCCTTCAATATCTAG CATAAGGGATATTACAAAGGAGGTAGCTGCAGCTGTGGTAAAGGAAGCTATAGAAGAAGATCTAGCAGAAGGATACCGTGAAATGGATGCCCGAGAACTGCAGAAACTTAGTCAG GAAGAGATTGTAGATTTTGTGAAGAATAACATGTGGAGTCCACATTACCCGACATTGGTTTACAAGAACGATTAA